A window of the Corynebacterium minutissimum genome harbors these coding sequences:
- the purB gene encoding adenylosuccinate lyase — translation MSDVAEKKNISNVLSARYASPEMAELWSPENKIILERQLWIAVMTAQKDLGVDVPAEAIAAYESQVDNVNLASIAERERITRHDVKARIEEFNALAGFEHIHKGMTSRDLTENVEQLQILRSLELVRDKAIAVVSRIGERAAQYQTLVMAGRSHNVAAQATTLGKRFASAADEMLLGIERVESLLSRYPLRGIKGPMGTSQDMLDLMGGSEDKLAALETRIADYLGFSRVFNSVGQVYPRSLDFDAVSVLVELGAAPSSLATTIRLMAGNETVTEGFKEGQVGSSAMPHKMNARSCERVGGFQVILRGYLTMVADLSGQQWNEGDVFCSVVRRVALPDAFFALDGMFETFLTVLAEFGAFPAMIDRELERYLPFLATTRILMAAVRAGVGRETAHEVIKENAVAVALNMRENGGEQDLVERLAADERLPLDAAALADALSDKHAFIGAAESQVAQVLGRIKALTDQHPHAASYTPGDIL, via the coding sequence ATGAGCGACGTGGCTGAAAAGAAGAACATTTCCAACGTCCTGTCCGCTCGATACGCCTCCCCCGAGATGGCTGAACTCTGGTCTCCGGAGAACAAAATCATCCTGGAGCGTCAGCTCTGGATTGCGGTGATGACGGCGCAGAAGGACCTCGGCGTCGACGTGCCCGCCGAGGCCATCGCCGCCTATGAGTCTCAGGTCGACAACGTCAACCTTGCGTCCATCGCGGAGCGAGAGCGCATCACGCGCCACGACGTCAAGGCGCGCATCGAGGAGTTCAACGCCCTGGCCGGCTTTGAGCACATCCACAAGGGAATGACCTCGCGTGACCTCACAGAGAACGTCGAGCAGCTGCAGATTCTGCGCTCCCTGGAGCTAGTGCGTGATAAGGCCATTGCGGTGGTCTCGCGCATCGGCGAGCGTGCCGCGCAATACCAGACGCTGGTGATGGCTGGCCGCTCGCACAACGTGGCAGCGCAGGCCACGACCTTGGGCAAGCGCTTCGCTTCTGCCGCCGATGAGATGCTGCTCGGTATCGAGCGTGTGGAGTCGTTGCTGAGCCGCTACCCGCTGCGCGGCATCAAGGGCCCGATGGGTACCTCCCAGGACATGCTCGATCTCATGGGGGGCTCCGAGGATAAGCTCGCCGCACTGGAGACGCGTATTGCGGACTACCTTGGTTTCTCCCGCGTCTTTAACTCGGTGGGTCAGGTGTACCCGCGTTCCCTCGACTTTGACGCCGTCTCCGTGCTGGTGGAGCTCGGCGCCGCGCCATCCTCGCTGGCCACGACGATTCGCCTTATGGCCGGCAACGAGACCGTGACCGAAGGCTTCAAGGAAGGGCAGGTGGGCTCCTCCGCCATGCCGCACAAGATGAATGCTCGTTCCTGCGAGCGCGTCGGCGGCTTCCAGGTCATTCTGCGCGGCTACCTCACCATGGTGGCGGATTTGTCCGGCCAGCAGTGGAACGAAGGTGACGTCTTCTGCTCGGTGGTTCGCCGCGTGGCGCTTCCCGATGCCTTCTTCGCCCTCGACGGCATGTTTGAAACCTTCCTCACTGTGTTGGCTGAGTTTGGGGCCTTCCCGGCCATGATTGACCGCGAGCTGGAGCGCTACCTGCCCTTCCTCGCCACGACCCGCATCCTTATGGCGGCCGTGCGCGCGGGCGTGGGCCGCGAAACCGCGCACGAGGTCATCAAGGAAAACGCCGTCGCTGTCGCGCTTAACATGCGCGAGAACGGCGGGGAGCAGGACCTAGTGGAGCGCCTCGCTGCGGATGAGCGCCTCCCGCTCGATGCCGCCGCGCTTGCCGACGCCCTCTCCGACAAGCACGCCTTCATCGGCGCCGCCGAGTCCCAAGTGGCCCAGGTGCTCGGCCGTATCAAGGCCTTAACGGACCAGCACCCGCACGCCGCCTCCTACACTCCGGGCGACATTCTCTAG
- the purD gene encoding phosphoribosylamine--glycine ligase has product MRILVIGSGGREHALLTGLKADPFVTDLHIAPGSPAHAQQATVHPEYSQVDDPARMVELALDIAADLVVIGPEVPLVNGVADALRERGVAVFGPSASAAQIEGSKAFAKDVMAVAGVRTARAEQLAPGVAEADIEAALDRFGPHFVVKDDGLAGGKGVVVTESRAEARAHVDAVHAAGNPVLLESFLDGPEVSLFCLVDGETVVPLLPAQDHKRAYDNDEGPNTGGMGAYTPLPWLPEDGVQRIVDEICVPVARELVRRGTPYSGLLYAGLAWGKEGPAVVEFNARFGDPETQAVLSLLKSPLGEVLNATATGRLAELEPLEWEDGYAVTVVLAAEGYPASPRKGDVITSPDLEDPAMILHAGTGTSESGVVSNGGRVLDVLGKGTTLEEARTHAYDVIRRIELDGSFFRTDIGARAAKGEISI; this is encoded by the coding sequence ATGCGCATACTCGTAATTGGCTCGGGCGGCCGCGAACACGCCCTGCTCACCGGCCTCAAAGCTGATCCTTTCGTGACCGATCTCCACATCGCTCCGGGCTCCCCGGCGCACGCGCAGCAGGCCACGGTCCACCCGGAGTACTCCCAGGTGGATGACCCTGCTCGCATGGTGGAGCTCGCCCTTGACATCGCTGCGGACCTCGTCGTCATTGGACCGGAGGTCCCGCTGGTCAACGGTGTGGCTGATGCCTTGCGGGAACGTGGGGTGGCGGTGTTTGGGCCGTCGGCAAGCGCGGCTCAGATTGAGGGGTCCAAGGCCTTCGCCAAGGACGTCATGGCGGTCGCCGGTGTACGCACTGCTCGTGCGGAACAGCTCGCGCCGGGCGTCGCGGAGGCCGACATTGAAGCGGCCCTCGACCGCTTTGGCCCGCACTTTGTGGTCAAGGATGACGGCCTCGCCGGCGGCAAGGGAGTGGTGGTGACCGAATCCCGTGCGGAGGCCCGCGCACACGTCGACGCAGTCCATGCCGCCGGCAACCCGGTGCTGCTGGAGTCCTTCCTGGATGGCCCGGAGGTCTCCCTCTTCTGCCTCGTCGACGGCGAGACCGTCGTCCCGCTTTTGCCGGCCCAGGACCACAAGCGCGCCTACGACAACGATGAGGGTCCCAATACCGGCGGCATGGGCGCCTACACCCCGCTGCCGTGGCTGCCGGAGGATGGTGTGCAGCGCATCGTCGACGAGATTTGTGTCCCCGTCGCCCGCGAGCTCGTTCGCCGCGGCACCCCATATTCGGGTTTGCTTTACGCCGGCTTGGCGTGGGGCAAGGAAGGCCCGGCCGTTGTCGAGTTCAACGCTCGTTTCGGTGACCCGGAAACCCAGGCGGTCCTGTCCCTGCTGAAGTCCCCGCTCGGAGAGGTCTTGAACGCCACCGCAACAGGCCGCCTCGCGGAGCTGGAGCCGCTGGAGTGGGAGGACGGCTACGCCGTCACCGTCGTACTCGCCGCGGAAGGATACCCGGCGTCCCCGCGCAAGGGCGATGTCATTACCTCCCCAGATCTCGAGGACCCCGCGATGATCCTGCACGCGGGTACTGGGACGTCGGAAAGCGGCGTGGTCTCCAATGGCGGACGCGTGCTCGACGTCTTGGGCAAGGGCACCACGCTCGAGGAGGCTCGCACGCACGCTTATGACGTCATCCGCCGCATCGAGCTGGACGGTAGCTTCTTCCGCACCGACATCGGTGCCCGCGCGGCAAAGGGCGAAATTAGTATCTAG
- a CDS encoding HIT family protein: protein MSSVFTKIINGELPARFVYRDEKCVAFLSIEPLRYGHTLVVPVQEVDKWTDLDPETWAHLNAIAQEIGGAISTAFDTPRAGYIIAGFDVPHTHIHLFPAEKMEDYDFTKAFAADATDPAAMDEAAARIRQHLGTDEEGYRS from the coding sequence ATGTCTTCTGTATTTACTAAGATCATCAACGGTGAGCTGCCCGCTCGCTTTGTGTACCGCGACGAGAAGTGCGTCGCCTTTTTGTCCATCGAACCGCTGCGCTACGGCCACACCCTTGTCGTTCCGGTGCAGGAGGTTGATAAGTGGACTGATCTGGATCCTGAGACCTGGGCACACCTCAACGCCATCGCACAAGAAATCGGCGGCGCTATCAGCACCGCCTTCGATACCCCACGCGCCGGTTACATCATTGCTGGCTTCGATGTTCCGCATACCCACATCCACCTCTTCCCTGCGGAGAAGATGGAGGACTACGACTTCACCAAGGCCTTCGCCGCTGACGCCACCGACCCTGCCGCTATGGACGAGGCCGCCGCGCGCATCCGCCAGCACCTCGGCACCGACGAGGAAGGCTACCGCAGCTAG